The genomic interval GGTCGTGGTCGCGTGATGCGGGCCGAGACGAACGCCGGCCGCACGGCCTCCCTGGCGCCCGTCGGCGCGCTCGCGGCCCGCGCCGCGCCATCCGCGATGACCGCCCGCGCCGCAGCGCCGGAACCGGCGGCCAAGGGCGCGCTCAAGCTGCGGCCCTATTCCTCGGCGCGGCCGCGGATCCTGGCGATCGGCAGTTCGACCGGCGGTCCGCAGGCGTTGCAGCAGGTCATGCGCGACATCGGCACATCGATCGGCGAGATCCCGGTGGTCGTGACTCAGCACATGCCGCCGACGTTCACAGCGATCCTGGCCGAGCATCTCGGCAAGGCGGCGCTACGCCCGTCCAAGGAAGCGGAGACCGGCGACACCCTCATGCCCGGACACATCTACGTCGCGCCGGGCGGCAAGCACATGATCCTGGAGAAGGATGCCGGAGCGGTGAAGGTGCGTCTGACCGACGACCCGCCCGTCAACTTCTGCAAGCCGGCCGTCGACCCGTTGTTCGACAGCGTGGCCAAGGTCTACGGGTCGGCGACCCTCGGCCTGATCCTGACCGGCATGGGCCATGACGGAGCCAACGGCGTCAAGACGATCGCCGCCGGCGGCGGCAGCGTCATCACCCAGGACGAAGCCTCGAGCGTCGTGTGGGGCATGCCGGGCGCGGCCGCCAACACGGGCATGTGCAGCGACGTGCTGCCGCTCGCGGAAATCGGACCCAAGATCGTCCGCGTTTTGAAAGGGATGGTCCGATGACGCCGAGCGAGTACGAGTTCCTCAAGAGGTTCCTGAAGGAGCGCTCCGGCCTGGTGCTGTCCGACGACAAGCAGTATCTCGTCGAAAGCCGCCTCGTGCCGGTGGCCCGAAAGACCGGCATCGACACGCTGAGTGCGCTGGTGTCCGCGCTGCAGCGCGGCGGCAATGCCGCGCTGGCCAGCAACGTCGTGGAAGCGATGACGACCAACGAATCGTTCTTCTTCCGGGACAAGACGCCGTTCGAGCATTTCACCAACACGATGCTGCCGGCCATGCTGGATAAGCGATCCAAGACCCGCAGCTTCAAGATCTGGTGCGCCGCCGCATCGACGGGGCAGGAGCCCTATTCGCTGGGCATCTGCCTGAGGGAAGCGGGCGCGAAGGTCGCCGGATGGCGGGTGCGCATCCTGGGCACCGACCTGTCGACGGAAGTGCTGGAAAAGGCCAAGGCCGGCATCTACAGCCAGTTCGAGGTCCAGCGCGGGCTGCCGATCCAGATGCTGTTGAAATATTTCACGCAGCAGGGCGACCTGTGGCAGATCAATCCGGACCTGCGCGCGATGATCGAGTGGCGCAAGCTGAACCTGCTGGAGAACTTCAGCCATCTCGGCGAGTTCGACATCGTGTTCTGCCGCAACGTGCTGATCTATTTCGATCAGCAGACCAAGATCGACATCCTGCAGCGGATCGCCAAGCTGATGCCCGAGGACGGCTTTCTGGTGCTCGGGGCGGCGGAAACCGTGGTCGGCCTGACCGACGCGTTCCAGCCCGTGCCGGGGCAGCGCGGTCTGTACCAACCCAAGCAGCCTGCGGCGCGGGCAGTGCCCCGGTACGCCGTCGCCGGTGGATTGACTGGCGTCTAGGGCGTTCCGGACGCGAAATTTCGCTCCACGGCCGGTCGGGATCATTCGATCCCGGCCGGTCTTTGCGTTGCAAAGACCGGCATCGGTTCTCCGCCACTCAAGAAATCGTGAACCGCTATCCGAATTCAGCACCCGTTTTTGCTGGAGGATGCCTCGCCGTGCCCCAGATTAGGCCTGAGCCGGCATGCGCCGGCGCCAGATCTGTCAGAGCGAAATGGGGAGAAGACCATGTCAGGGTTTGAAGTCCAACTCTCGCGCCGTGCGGCGCTGCTGGGCGCCGGCGGCGCCGTGCTGGCCGGATCGATGGCCGGATCCGGAGCCCTGCCGGCATTTGCCGCCGCGGACATAAAGGGACCGATGTTCTCGCCCGTCGCCCGCTTCACGCTGGGTGGCTTCGAAGTGACGACACTGCTGGACGGCGCGGTGACCGCCGACGAGCCGCAGAAGACCTTCGGCATGAACGCCTCCGTCGAGGCGTTCGGTGCGGCATCGGCCGAAAACCATCTGCCGATCGACAGGATGAAGATGTTCTTCACGCCGAGCGTGGTGAACACCGGCAGCGAACTGATCCTGTTCGATACAGGCGTCGGCGAGGGCGGACGGCCGGGGCGCGGCAACATGCGCGCCGCGCTCGCAAGCGCCGGCTACTCGCCGGAACAGATCGATGTCGTGGTGCTGACCCACATGCACCCGGACCACATCGGCGGCCTGCTGGAGGGCGGCGCGCCGGCCTTCCCCAATGCCCGGTATGTCGCCGGACAGAAGGAATACGATTTCTGGGCCGCCCAGGATCCGGAAGCGAACGGCGCGGCAAAGCTGTTCGCCGCAAATGTGAAGCCGTTCGCCGACAAGATGACGTTCGTCTCCGACGGCGGTTCGGTAGCGTCGGGGGTGACTGCGATGGAGGCCTTCGGTCATACTCCAGGTCACATGGTCTTCCATCTGGAATCGGACGGCCAGCGGCTCCTGGTGACGGCCGACACTGCCAACCACTACGTTTGGTCTCTGGCCTATCCGGACTGGGAGGTGCGCTTCGACATGGACAAGGAAGCCGCCGCCGCGGCACGCCGGAACGTCTTCGGCATGATCGCGGCCGACCGGATTCCGTTCGTCGGCTATCACATGCCGTTCCCGGCGCTCGGTTTCGTCGAGACGAAAGGCGACGGCTTCCGCTACGTTCCGGCGAGCTATCAACTGAGCCTGTGACCTGCGACTCCGGGGCAGGGGACGTCCCGCCGGGGCACCCTTGCCCGCGGCCGTCGCAGCCGACCAAGCAAAAACCCCGCCGGTGAGCCGGCGGGGGACATATCGGTCGACCTCAGGGACGGTCAGCGCCGGTCAGGCAGCGGCTTCCATGTCCGGCTCGCGCAGCACGTAGCCGCGACCCCAGACGGTCTCGATGTAGTTCTTGCCCGAGGTGGCGGCGGCCAGCTTCTTGCGCAGCTTGCAGATGAAGACGTCGATGATCTTCAGTTCCGGCTCGTCCATGCCGCCGTAGAGGTGGTTCAGGAACATTTCCTTGGTGAGCGTCGTGCCCTTGCGGAGCGAAAGCAGCTCCAACATCTGGTACTCCTTGCCGGTCAGGTGCACGCGCTGGCCGCCGACCTCGACGGTCTTGGTGTCCAGGTTGACCCGCAGGTCGCCGGTGACGATCACCGACTGGGCATGGCCCTTGGAACGGCGCACGATGGCGTGGATGCGGGCGACCAGTTCGTCCTTGTGGAACGGCTTGGTCATGTAGTCGTCGGCGCCGAAGCCGAGGCCGCGCACCTTGTCCTCGATGCCGGCGAGGCCGGAGAGGATCAGGATCGGCGTCTTCACCTTGGACACGCGCAATGTGCGCAGAACCTCGTAACCGGACATGTCCGGGAGGTTCAGATCCAGCATGATGATATCGTAGTCGTAGAGTTTGCCGAGGTCGATTCCTTCCTCGCCAAGATCCGTCGTGTAGACGTTGAAATTCTCGGACTTGAGCATCAGCTCGATGCTCTGCGCGGTGGCGCTATCGTCCTCAATCAACAACACACGCATGCCAATCCCCTTGTGCTGCCTATCCTGGGCAAGTCGCAACGGCTTTGTCGGCGCCGGCTACGAAGGACTGCTGTTAACCCCGACTCAAAGCTAATGTCCAATGGTTAACAAATTCTGATTCGTAGCAGCAAGCGCCATGAAAACGAATCTGTGAAAAACCGGTCAAGAGGCTGAGATCTCTAAAAAAACGTGAGATCCAACCACTTCATGTTTCACTTTAAGAAACCGGCACAGCCGATCCCCACGGACTCGTTTTCACCAAGCCGTCGGCCCTGAAATGGCTTTCGCCTCTCAACGCTTCGTTCATTAACATTAAGCAGAGACGTAAACGATCGGTTACCATCGGGCGGCTGAATTGAGGAGATGTCGCTTGAAAGCGCTCTTTGCGGAAATCGAATCGCTTCTGCCGACCCAGATCTACGGCCGCGTCGTGGCCGTCCAGGGGCTTCTGGTCGAGATCGCGGGGCCCATTCACGAGATGAGCGTCGGCTCGCGCCTGACCATCGACATCGGCGACGGCGTCACGCCGGTCTCGGCCGAGGTGGTCGGATTTCGCGACGGGCACGCGCTGTGCATGCCGTTTGCAGGGCTTGAAGGCGTGCGCATGGGCTGCAAGGCGGTGATCGCCGCGCGCGAGAGCGTCGTGCATCCCGCCAATGCCTGGCTCGGCCGGGTGATCAACGCGATGGGCGAGCCGATCGACGGCAAGGGCGCGCTGCCGGGCGGAGAGACGCCGCGGCGCCTGCGCTCGGCGCCGCCGCCGGCTTCCGAGCGGGCGCGGGTCGGGCCGCCGCTCGATCTCGGCGTGCGCGCGCTCAACACCTTCGTGACCTGCTGCGAGGGCCAGCGCATGGGCATCTTCGCCGGCTCGGGCGTCGGCAAGTCCGTTCTCATGTCGATGCTGGCGCGCAACACCGACTGCGACGTTGCCGTCATCGGGCTGATCGGCGAGCGCGGCCGCGAGGTGCAGGAGTTCATCGAGGACGATCTGGGCGAGGCGGGCCTCGCCCGCTCCGTCGTCGTGGTGGCGACGTCCGACGAGAGCGTGCTGATGCGCCGCCAGGCGGCCTATCTGGCGATGACCGTGGCGGAGCACTTCCGCGACGAGGGCGCCAAGGTCCTGTGCATGATGGATTCGGTGACGCGCTTTGCCATGGCGCAGCGCGAGATCGGACTGTCGATCGGCGAACCGCCGACCTCGAAGGGCTACACGCCGACGGTATTCACCGAACTGCCGCGCCTGCTCGAGCGCGCCGGGCCGGGCCGGGTCGGCTCTGGCTCGATCACCGGCCTGTTCACGGTTCTGGTGGAGGGCGACAACCATAACG from Polymorphum gilvum SL003B-26A1 carries:
- a CDS encoding protein-glutamate methylesterase/protein-glutamine glutaminase; amino-acid sequence: MAFAQTNYTTGSTPNTDPIRVMVVDDAVVIRGLLGRWLDADPALAVVASHRNGKLAVDDILRSDPDVVVLDIEMPEMDGLTALPLMLAKKRDLVVVMASTLTRRNAEISLKALSLGAADYVPKPETTSEVTTSVDFRRELIDKVKALGERARRLRGRGRVMRAETNAGRTASLAPVGALAARAAPSAMTARAAAPEPAAKGALKLRPYSSARPRILAIGSSTGGPQALQQVMRDIGTSIGEIPVVVTQHMPPTFTAILAEHLGKAALRPSKEAETGDTLMPGHIYVAPGGKHMILEKDAGAVKVRLTDDPPVNFCKPAVDPLFDSVAKVYGSATLGLILTGMGHDGANGVKTIAAGGGSVITQDEASSVVWGMPGAAANTGMCSDVLPLAEIGPKIVRVLKGMVR
- a CDS encoding CheR family methyltransferase is translated as MTPSEYEFLKRFLKERSGLVLSDDKQYLVESRLVPVARKTGIDTLSALVSALQRGGNAALASNVVEAMTTNESFFFRDKTPFEHFTNTMLPAMLDKRSKTRSFKIWCAAASTGQEPYSLGICLREAGAKVAGWRVRILGTDLSTEVLEKAKAGIYSQFEVQRGLPIQMLLKYFTQQGDLWQINPDLRAMIEWRKLNLLENFSHLGEFDIVFCRNVLIYFDQQTKIDILQRIAKLMPEDGFLVLGAAETVVGLTDAFQPVPGQRGLYQPKQPAARAVPRYAVAGGLTGV
- a CDS encoding MBL fold metallo-hydrolase, whose amino-acid sequence is MSGFEVQLSRRAALLGAGGAVLAGSMAGSGALPAFAAADIKGPMFSPVARFTLGGFEVTTLLDGAVTADEPQKTFGMNASVEAFGAASAENHLPIDRMKMFFTPSVVNTGSELILFDTGVGEGGRPGRGNMRAALASAGYSPEQIDVVVLTHMHPDHIGGLLEGGAPAFPNARYVAGQKEYDFWAAQDPEANGAAKLFAANVKPFADKMTFVSDGGSVASGVTAMEAFGHTPGHMVFHLESDGQRLLVTADTANHYVWSLAYPDWEVRFDMDKEAAAAARRNVFGMIAADRIPFVGYHMPFPALGFVETKGDGFRYVPASYQLSL
- the ctrA gene encoding response regulator transcription factor CtrA, translated to MRVLLIEDDSATAQSIELMLKSENFNVYTTDLGEEGIDLGKLYDYDIIMLDLNLPDMSGYEVLRTLRVSKVKTPILILSGLAGIEDKVRGLGFGADDYMTKPFHKDELVARIHAIVRRSKGHAQSVIVTGDLRVNLDTKTVEVGGQRVHLTGKEYQMLELLSLRKGTTLTKEMFLNHLYGGMDEPELKIIDVFICKLRKKLAAATSGKNYIETVWGRGYVLREPDMEAAA
- the fliI gene encoding flagellar protein export ATPase FliI, whose amino-acid sequence is MKALFAEIESLLPTQIYGRVVAVQGLLVEIAGPIHEMSVGSRLTIDIGDGVTPVSAEVVGFRDGHALCMPFAGLEGVRMGCKAVIAARESVVHPANAWLGRVINAMGEPIDGKGALPGGETPRRLRSAPPPASERARVGPPLDLGVRALNTFVTCCEGQRMGIFAGSGVGKSVLMSMLARNTDCDVAVIGLIGERGREVQEFIEDDLGEAGLARSVVVVATSDESVLMRRQAAYLAMTVAEHFRDEGAKVLCMMDSVTRFAMAQREIGLSIGEPPTSKGYTPTVFTELPRLLERAGPGRVGSGSITGLFTVLVEGDNHNEPVADAVRGILDGHVVMERSIAERGRYPAINVLKSVSRTMPRCVPEPLVPVLRKARQLMATFSDMEELIRLGAYRRGSDPVVDEAIARHDALEGFLSQTKDEATALEEGYLRLANLLEMTPA